CATCGTAATCTTTAGAAAAGGCTGTTTCTCTTGATCTCCCAGTTCTAAATGCAAAGGTATCAACCTCTCCCTTCTGAGTAACGAAACCATTAGTATACATATATATACCTTCACTTCCATCTTCAGATCTTCCTACGACAACATTATCTCCAATTTTTAAATTTCTAAATTCTACAATTTCTATGCCACCACTTGGAGTAACAATTGCAACGCTATCCATACGGCTTTCACTCGCGAGTATCCAATTACCTTTTATTTTAAAATACTCAGGATATATTGATAATGCATGATACCCACTATGGGCAACCCCTTTTTTAATTACTTTTTCGATTTTGCAGTTCGGAGATTTAATAAAAAATTCATGTCCGAAATCTGGTGGTGTAAACTTTGGTAACTCAAAAGTCATTTAAATTCTCCCCCTAACTGATATGATAATGTATTTTAGTGCAATATTAACACAAGTTTTTTTGAACTTTAACTACAAAATCTTGAACATTAGTAACTATCGTTTTAATACCTATGTATTCTCTGGCAACTGATACTTGATTAACGGCATATTCAGAAATGTCTACGCAGTAAAAATATATTGGTCTTACTTTTCCATCGCAAACTCTATAAGATGAAGTCAAATTTGCAGTTGCAACTGAATGAAGAACAGTAGCAAGACAAATTATTACTGTTGCTTTATCGGTTTCTTCTTTCATAGCATCAAGTCCACAAGATACATCATGGTAAACCGGTGGAAGTGGCCCATCATCCCTTATAGACCCAGCAAGTACTATAGGTATTTTCTTCTCTATCGCGGTTTTCATAAATCCATCTTTTATGTTCCCTTCATCAAGTAATGCTTCTATCGAGCCTGCTCGCCTAGCCTCATTTATCAGATCTAAATGATTATAATGACCCATCGGAGCAGATTCTTGAGTATATATGTTTTGACCAAGGGCTGTCCCTAGTAACCCTCCCTCTAGATCATGAGTTGCCATGGCATTCCCAGCCATAAGAGAATCAACATACCCATTGGAGCAAAGTACAGATAAAGCAGCTCTAGTATCATAATCAAAAACCACAGCTGGGCCTAGAACCCAAACTATATATCCATTATTTTGTTTTTCATATTCTAGTAATTCATATAATTCTTTATAATCCCTTGAAAATGAAGATTCAACAGATCTCCCTGTTCCAATACTTTGTAAATTATCAAATCCACTAGTATGCTTATATACACCTTCACTTCCATCTTTAACTTTCCCTAAAACAACTTTGTCGTGAGTTTTAAGATTTCTAAATTCCACAATTTCTACGGTGTTGTTATCACGAACAACTGCAGTGCATTCTATAGATGTTTGAGTTGGCAGCACCCATTGTCCTTTAATTTTAAAATATTCAGGAAATATAGAAGTTATTAAGAAACCAATAGGTGCAACTCCATCTTTCTTAACTTCCCCTACTTTAACATCTGGCACGTTTTCAAAAACACTCTGCGAGAAATCTGGCGGTACGAATTTTGGTAATTGAAAACTCATATAAGCTTTCCCCCTTTATTGTAATGTATTTAAAATAATGTATATACTACATTATAAAATACAAGAAAGATACACAATATAATTTGTATATCTTTCTTATCTAGATATTCTATTAAATTTTTAGCACTACCTATATACCTAAGTAGCGTTAAGATCTTAAGATTTTATTTCTGGATAAGTTACATTTAAAGAAGTTGCATTAAGAAGAGTATCAAGATATTCTTGTACATCTTTCTTTGCTCCTATTAGATCCATATCTGAATAATTACCACACTGGTCTGGTTGTGCTCCTGGTATCTCTCCCTCAAATGCTATTACAAATTTCATCATATCTTTTACTACCTCAAGACCCTTTGTCTTATCTATATTCCTCATGATCATATAGAAACCTGTTCTACAACCCATAGGTCCAAAGTAGATAACATCTTTAGCTATATCTTGATTTCTTAAATATGTGGCACCTATATGTTCAATAGTATGACAAGCACCTGTTGACATAACTTGTTCTCTATTAGGTTCTTTCATCCTAAGATCATAAGTAATGATATCTCCATCTATCCTTGACTCATAAAAACCTCTTAATAATTTAATATGATTAACTTGAAAACTTGATATTACTTCCATTATTATCTCCTCCTAATTTTCATTATACAATTCAAAGTGATCTATCTCTCTTCAACATGCTATACCTTATTATAACATATCAGATATTAAATATTTACCTTAAATAATTTTAATAAGTAAAAATAACTGTTTTACCCTAATAAAATATGTAGCTATACCCAAAGTGCCACCTTTTCACCACTATTGTTTCAAGTAGCTGGGTTTACCTTTATGATGCTAAATACTAGTTAATTACTGTTAAGTTCATATCAATTACTGTTTAAATTCAATATTTTCAAAAATGTGGTATAATATTATTTGAAAGCAAAAGGAGTTGTATACCACATTATGAATAACGACATTTTAAATCTTGAGCAAGCTGTTGAGTTTTTGAGAGTCAGCGAAAAAACTCTTATTAAATTATTACGCGAAGAAAATATTCCCGCCAGGAAAATAGGTAGAGAGTGGAGATTCAGCAAAGAAGCTCTCATTAATTGGATTGCATCTGGAAAATCTTTTGACTATATCAACCAAACTGAGCTGTATAAAATTTCTAAAGATATGCCAGGCAATTGCACTGATCTGTTTAATAATATTATTGAAGATTTGTCCAAAATAAAGGAAAACGGCAACAATATTAAGTATGTTCTTGAAGACCTTGACAGAGATATTGTAATTCCTGAAAACGCTACTTTACGTGTCAGCTATAAGCAGCAACGAGATGTTGAAAAACTAGAGTTTAAAATCTTTTGGGATTTGCGTGAGAATTTAAAATAAGAAATAAATTAGAAGGCATCGCCTTCACATTAAACGAGGAGAAATGTAATGAAGAAATTATCTAGTGGGCTACGTATGATTCTCATAATTGGATGCTGTGGTGCCTTGGCAATCTTTAGTTCTACAATATCCAAATCACCTATTCTACCTATATTCGCCAAAAGTTTAGGATCAAGTGGATCTGGGATTGGCTGGATTACATCGGCATCAACCATACCTGGAATTTTAATAAGCTATATCGCCGGTGATTTGGCTGATCGATTTGGATACAAAAAGATTCTTGTAGGATCATTACTCATTTTTGCCAGCGCACCATTTTTATATCTATTGGTGAAAAATCCTATGGAATTGGGGAGGCCACTGAAAAACTATATGAAAAATCGTCATCGAATTAAAGATGGCGATTTTTTTATGTAAAAGACTAAAAACAAAAAGGAATTTTAAAAGATATGTCGAATTAGTATAGTAGAATAAAATAAAAGGGGCTAAACTATTATGCTAAAAGGACAATTGGAAATAAAAATAAATACATACCATAGCTTATATTCGTTAATTATTCCGAAAGATAACATTTTAAAGCAAATTAATGACCTTGTTGACTTTTCATTTGTTTATGACGAATTGATTATTAACTATAGTTCATCTATGGGTAGAGGTGCTATTAACCCTATAATGCTATTTAAATATTTGCTTTTGAAAGTAATATATGAATTGTCTGATGAAGATGTTGTTGAAAGAACTCTTTATGATATGTCATTTAAATATTTTCTGAATTTAGCCCCAGAAGAAACAAATTTAATAAACTCAAGTACATTAACTAAATTTAGAAAGCTTCGCCTTAAAGACATGAATTTATTAGATTTATTAATAAACAAGACTGTAGAACTTGCTATAAAAGAGGGAGTTTTAAAAAGCAAAGCAATAATAGTTGATGCTACGCATACCAAGTCACGTTATAACCAAAAATCAGCAGGAGAAGAATTATTGAAACGTGCAAAAAATTTAAGAAAAACATTGTACGGAGTACATCCTGAGATAAAAGAAGATTTGCCGAATAAAGTTACAAATGGAGTACTTGAAGATATTCTTGAGTACTGCAAATTATTAATTGATAGCATAAACAAGAATCCAGAAATTGTAGCAAATCCAACTGTGAAAACTAAATTAAACTACTTAACCGAAGCTTTTAATGATGACATAGAAAACCTAAAACTATCAAAAGATGAGGATGCAAAAGTGGGGCATAAGACTGAGGATAGTTCTTTTTTTGGATATAAATCACACCTTGCTATGAGTGAAGAACGTTTAATTACAGCAGCTGTTATTACAACTGGCGAAAAAAGTGATGGAAAGGAGCTCATAGCCTTAATAGAAAAAAGCCGTGAGGCTGGTATAGATGTTAATGAAGTAATTGGAGATACAGCTTATTCTGAAAAGAAAAATCTAGAATATGCAAAAGAAAATAAAATTGCATTAATTTCAAAACTAAATCCTGTAATTTCACAAGGAATGCGAAAAAAAGAAGATGAATTTGAGTTTAATAAAGATGCTGGTTTATTTGTATGTCCGGCAGGTCATATGGCTATTAAAAAAGCAAAACAGGGAAAGAAGAATGTTGGTAAAAATCAAGTGTTAACTTACTATTTTAATGTAGAAAAGTGTAAAAATTGTGTTCATAAAGATGGGTGTTATAAAGAAGGCGCTAAATCTAAAACTTATTCAGTTTCAATAAAGTCAAATACCCACAAAGATCAAATAGAGTTCGAAAAAAGTGAATATTTTAAAAAACGTGCTAGGGAGCGTTATATGATAGAGGCTAAAAATAGTGAACTTAAGCACCAACATGGCTATGATGTAGCAATATCGTCAGGCTTAATTAGCATGCAAATGCAAGGTGCATTATCAATCTTCACTGTGAATCTAAAGAGAATAATTAAGTTGAAAAGCATGAAATAGGGCTTTTAAAACTTAATTATAAAAGAAAAAGCATGAGATATCCAAAAATATGGATTCCTCATGCTTTTTCTATTCAAATTTGAAAACTCTACTGAAAAAAGAGTGCTTTTTTCAGTGGCCTCGAATTGGGTGCGGTTCGTTTTTATCACGGTTTTGCTACGGCTGCATTCGGACCCGTTGCCATGGCTACCATTGCCGCCTTTAGCAGTAAGAATACCGGACAAAATCTATCTCTTTATTCCTCTGCTACCTTGATTGGACGTGCCTTGGCTCCAACCGTAGGTGGTATAATGTATGAAATTGGTGGATATACCAGTGTTTATATAATTGCAGGTATTGCAGGTATTTTAGCTTTATTTGCTGCGATTTGGTTTTTTCGTAAACCAGGTGAGGTAGAAGATAAAGAGATTACTCAATCAAAAAGAGATGAAGCTAATGAGCTTACATTCTTCAAAAAGTTGCGAGCAGTATTGACATATCGTCCGTTATTACTAGTTGGAATACTTGATGCTTGTGCATACTTCGCCTATGGCGCATTTGAAATGACATTTCCACTTTATGCAAAACAGCTTGGTATGTCCACTGGTGAAATTGGTATTCTTTTAGGCGTACAACTGGTTGGAATGGTACTATTTAAACCATTATTTGGCCGGGCGTCAGATCGACTTGGTCGTCTGCCAATGGCGATTATCGGTTTGTTGACATGTGCCTTGTCCTTCTTATTTCTATCCATTTTAAAGTCGACATTAGCCATTATTCCTTTAATAGTAGTATATGGGCTGGGTTTTGCACTTGTAACTGCAAGCACCAGTGCATTGGCAGCTGATGTTGCACGTAGGGGGCAACTTGGTGCATCGCTCGGTATACTGAGTACCATTATGGATATTGGTCAGACCCTTGGCCCTCCAGCTATTGGTGCAATTAGTGATACATACAGCTACTCTACTGGGATAATAGTACTTGGAATAGTCTTGCTGCTTGCAGCCATAGGGTGCATCATCGCACTGCTGAAACAACATCCACCAACTCAACTAGTTTAATCCCAAAATTTCCGCTGAATATTTTAAGTCTATGTAACAATACGTATTTGCTTTAGCTAATGTTAGTAAAAAATTCTTTTACACATTATATTATAATAACCCTGTATGATTCTATTTTGCAATGTACTCGGATTTTTAGAAACATACAACATAATAATAGCTTGTAGTAAATCGAAAAAAACATCTGAATTCCAGATGTTTTTTTAATATTAATCTTCGTTGTATAATGATTTAAGCCCTAATTTTATTGCTATTTTTTTTTCAACTATTTCATATAGATTTTCGACTTTACTTCTTAATTTCAAGTTATAAATATAACTTGTTGCAAAAACAATTATATATGCTCCTATAATATCCATAGGATAGTGGTGTCCAACATACACCCTTGAAAAGCTTACGATTATTGATAATATTGTCATTATAATTCCAAGTATTCTATTATATTTTCCTAAACCTAAAGCTATACTCATTGTTCCTGTAGCATGATTACTTGGAAATGATGAAGCTGTATCGTGAGGCAATAATAAATTCACCTTGTTATAAACAAAAGGTCTGTCCACATAAAAGATGCTTCTAATGCTTAAATTTAGGATTAGATTTACAGCTGTTAGAACGACTGTGCTAACAGCTATTTTTCTATATTCATATTTATTTTGTTTAATTCCTAAAATAAATACTATTACAATAACTGCCATAAATATATAAGGTACATATTGAGAAAAGAAAATCATTGTCTTATCTAAAATCATGTTTTTATTTGCTAAATTATTTATTACCCTAAAAAATTTCATATTCATTTTAACTATCCCCTCTATAATATCTTCAAATAAAAAATAACAACATTTGCTGAATAACGAACAGCTCTCATTATATTTTACATTATAGATATTTAAGATTAAATTTACATTAAAAAGTTCTTAAATTTGTATTAAAAAATTTTTCTATATTTTAAAACTTAAGTAAGTATCACAAAATATAATAGATGAAAACAATTGATTTTGGTATGCCAACAATTATAGAGATTTTTTTAATCTTGACCTGACCTTTGAATATTTTCTATTGTTTTGTTAGACATAATAGTTTGTGGTATTGTTACTATTCCATCGGGCGGAGTGATATCTTTTATAGGAAGATTAACATTTGCTTCCTTCATTAACTTTCCCCAAATTAAAGCGGCATCATTACTGCTTAAATTGGAAAACTTTTTATAGTCATCATTTCCTATCCAAACAGCAGCCGAGTAATATGGTGTTAAACCACAAAACCATAAATCTTTTGAATCAGTAGCAGTTCCTGTTTTACCTGCAACTGGCATATCTCCATATTTTGCACTGGTACCTGTACCACCAGGACTTATAGGCCCTTTTAACAAATCATACATTGTATAGGCACTTAGTGGATCAAGGGCTTTTCTAGTAGTATAGTTAGTTTCTAATAACACTTTTCCAGTCTTATCTACAACTTTAGTGTATAGCCTAGGTGAGGTATATAAACCAGAGTTTCCGAAAACTCCATAGGCTGCTGCCATAAGTAATGGGGTTTCACCCCCATGAAATTGGCCAAGTGCCATAGTAGAAATATTTTCATCAGCACTAGTAATATTTAGACCAAACTTTTTAGCATAAGCGTATCCTGTTACTACGCCTATTTGATCCTCAAGTTTAATAGCAGCTAGGTTTTGTGATGTCTTTATAGCCGAATACATTGTAATAGGGCCCTCTGGTTGATTATCATCACTCGGATTATAAGGAACCCCATTAGTTATATATTTATTAGCTATCTCAGGTGAAAGAGGTGAGTCATCTAATATCGTAGTTGCTAAAGCTTGTTTAGAGTCAATTGCAGCAGCATATACTGTTAAAGGTTTAATACTTGACCCAGTTGATCTAGGAAAGTTGATAGCATCAACTGCCCTATTATAGGACATTGCTGGTTTCTCACCTCTTCCACCTATAATTGCTTTAACTTGCCCTGTATGGTAATCAAGAATTACTGCAGAGGACTGCACTTCATTTTTACTTTCATTATAAACTTTATTAAATACTGGATCATTATCTAGTATTTTTTGAGATTTCACCTGTAGATTCTTATCCATAGTTGTATATATCTTTAACCCACCGCTCATTAATAAAGCTTTAACTTGTGAAGTACTATAATTATATTTAGCCATTAAATCAGTTTTAATTTGCTCAATAACAGGTACTGAAAAGGACTCATAAGTATATTTTTCTAAATTTTCATTAGGCCTTATAAAGACAATTTTATTAATTTTTATACTATTAATTGCGTCATCATATTCTTTTTCAGAAATTGAATTAGTTTCATACATTCTAGATAATACCAATTTAGTTTTATTTATGTATACATCAGGATTTTTTTCAGCAGAAGTAGTAAATGGATAAAATCCAGAAGGACTCTGAGCCATACCCGCAATAAATGCACTTTCTACTAATGTTAACTTGTTTGAAGTTTTGCTAAAATATTGATATGCTGCTGCTTCAACACCATAAGCATTACCGCCTAAAAAAATGGTATTCATGTAGGCTTCTAGAATATCGTTCTTTGTCATGGATTTATCGAGCTCTATAGCGAGGTAGGCTTCTTGTATTTTTCTTGCGTAATCAAGTCTATTATTTAACGAATCCTCTAAAAAAAGTCTATTTTTTATAAGCTGTTGAGTGATAGTGGATGCACCTTGGGTACTCTTATTACCATGAGAAATTTTATTTTGAACATCCACAAGCAAAGCTCTAGTAATGCCTTTATAATCTACTCCTCCATGTTGACGAAATCTTGCATCCTCAATAGCTATGAAAGCTGGGCCTAGATATTGAGATGTAGAGTCTAATGATACATCTGTTCTTTTTACAACTTGCTTATTTTTATCTGTGGTAATGACATCATCCATTGAATTTCCCTTATCATCATAAATTATAGATGTTTGGTTTAAATCTAAAATTTGATTAATATCTAAAGATGGTGATGTCTTGATAATCGCAAGAACCATACCAGCACCAGCTACAATTCCGACAACTAAAATTGATATTATAGTTAGAATAATAGTTTTAGCAATTTTATGCGTTTTTTTAACTTTCGTGCTATCTTTTATTTGTTTCATATAAGGGTCTCCTTTATATAGCAACATCTATAACCACACTTAAATTCATGGGTTTTATTGGCTAGTTTAATATTTGAGCGAAAGTGCTGTATCCTATTTCTTTATTTATATCATCTTTCAAATATAAAAGCACACAATATGTTTCTACTATAACATATATTAATAATATCATTACTTAAAATTATAAGATTAAACAGTTTTCTGTTTCTAGCACCTTAATTGTAGTTATTTTTATGTGTAATGTAGTATAATGTAGTATATATTAATGAAAAATGATTTAATATACACATTTTTAAACTAAAATATAAGGCAGGTTGGTGAACAAATTGAAAAAAAGAAAGCCTCGATGTAAAAGGATTTTTAGTGTAGGTATAGTATTTTCTTTATTATTTAGTGCTTTAGTGGGCAGATTATTTTATGTAATGAGCATTCATGGTTCTAATTACAGAACGCTAGCCGTACAGCAGCAAACTAAAAGTATAACAATAGCTCCTTATAGAGGAGAAATTCTAGACAGAAATGGCCTGCAATTGGCATTAAGCATTAATGTCTACAGGGTAGATGCTGATTTAACTGTATTAAATAAGTATTTAGTTGATAATAAAATACCCGAAGGACAAGCCACTGAAAAATTGGCAAAGATTCTTAATGTTAAAAACAGCGATGTTGAAAAAATATTAAATACCCAGAATAGTGAAGGCAAATTACTTCAATTCGTATCGCTTAAAAGACAGGTTGAGCAAGGGGTGGTAGATTCTATTAATAATTTGAAATACAAAGGAATAATAATTTCAAGTGATGTTAAAAGAATATATCCAAATGATACTTTTCTCTCTCAGGTACTAGGACATATTAATTTAAATGGTTCCGGGGTTAATGGGGTAGAGCTGAGCTATAACAATTATTTAGCAGGTACCCCCGGCGTGAAAGTGGTTCAGCTGGACAGATATAGTAACGAATTGCCTTATACCGAAGCTGTGACGGTTAATCCCATAAACGGAAAAAATTTGACATTAACTATAGATGAACAAATTCAAGAGTTAGCTGAAAGAGTGGCTAAGGAAACTTTAGAAGAAAATGGTGCGAAATCTGTAAGTATAACAATTATGAATCCCAATAATGGTGAGGTTTTAGCAATGGCAAATTCGCCTGGTTATAATTTAAATGAGCCTTATGCAAAGGGTAATACAAGTAGTCAATCAGAGGCTACATGGAGGAATACAGCTGTAAGCGATGTATTTGAGCCAGGATCAATCTTCAAGGTTATAATGGCTGCTGCTGCACTCCAATATAATTCTGTGACTGATAAATATCTTTTTACAAACAATGGTAGTATTAAGATTGGCAATAAAACATTGTACAACGATAATAAAGAAAAGTATGGTGTTGAAACTTTTTCAGATATATTAAAAAACTCCGACAATGTTGGGTTTATAAATCTTGGACAAATGATTGGAAAAGAGAATCTTTATAAGTTTGCAAAAGACGCTGGAATTGGTAAAAAAACTAATATAGACTTGCCTGGAGAAGGCACTGGGTTAATAAAAGATTTAAAAAGTATTACACCACTTGATCTTGCTACGATGTCATATGGACAAGGTGTTGCAGTTACACAAATACAGTATATGGCAGCATTTAATGCAGTTGCTAATGGAGGTACATTGATAACGCCACATGTTATGAAAGAAATATCTCATAATATAAACGGTAAAACAGTTGTGGACAATCAATATAGTAATCTTAACAAAAGAACTATAATGAGCAGTGGTAAAGCAGCTTTATTAAGAACATATTTGGAAACGGTCGTTAAAAAAGGAACTGCTGCTGGAACCTATATGGCTGGTTATAATATAGGTGGGAAGACAGGAACTGCTAATAAAGTTGATAGCGTCAGCGGTGGCTATATCTCCGGTAAATACATATCATCATTTGCTGGCATGGCTCCTGCAAGTAATCCAAAAGTAAGCTTAATAGTTACTATTGAGGAACCAAACTCAGACAACTATTATGCAGCCCAGACAGCAGTACCAGCTTCAAAAAAGATATTTTCTGAGCTGTTTACAATAATGGGTATATCTCCAGATAATGTTAATGGCGCAGTTAACAAAAATGCTACTAATAAAAAATAAAATTACATTATTTTTTATTTTTTATTGTAATATTTGTCAATAGCCTCATTAACATGCACCCACCCTTTCCAGCCTCTTTGCTCACTATCCATTAGAATAGATTTGAGTTGTACAAGAATAAAATCACTTACCCCTTTCGGATTTTGGGCCTTTATTATTGAATATGCAATCCTGGGTGTAAACAATTTAGGATAATATACTATATACCGATTTTCCCAAACTGTAGGATTGTATTTTTTTTTATAATGGTATAAACCTTTAAATCCATAAAAGCTATTAAGTTTTTCATATATAAATTCAAATAATTTACCAGTTACTCCAGCCTCATCGGTAGCATTCACAAGTGGTGACAACCCTAATGTACCCCACTTTACTCCCTCTAGTTTCATCTTATTAAAAGCTTCAACTGTAATTTTTTCCATAACTCCAATAGGAGCATTATTCCTTCGCCTCGTAATATCTGCTAGATAACCTTTTCCTCCAGCAAAAGGGGAAAATACAATAAACCCAAGCATACTTTTTTTATTGTTGTAAGCTACAAAATATCTTCTGCCCATAGGATTACCCAGTGATATCGTTCCCAACATAAAAGACAATTCACTGCTGCTTTTATCTTTAAGCCATTCATCTGAAACATCATTAATTTGCTGTTCAATTAATCTATCTCTTTTCTCTAAGGGTTTATATTCAGATACCGTAATACCTAAGTCAGAGGCATGATTTATCGCGTTTCTTATTTTAGCTACTTTACCTCCTGCTAAGCTATATGTCTCAAGATCAAACATAGCTTCTTCACCACATTTTGTTTTTCCAAACCCAAGAAAAGTATATACCGGAATATATTTTTCGAGTGTATGGCAAAAACATATATCAAAATTATTTTGTTTGGAATAAGTTATAAATTCCGTTATAAGTAAAGGCATATCTTTCTCATCACATATTGGATCTCCTGCACATACTGCAACTCCTATAGTTATTGTGTATACTATTACCCCTTCAACGATATGCCCAAAATAGTATCTTTTGTCATCTTCAAGTGCAACATACGAAAGAGAATTTTCGCCGTATTTATGAAGCAATTTTCTTACCTTCTCTTTATCAAATGCAGTGACAAAAGGCTGATAAACAAGTGGTTTTAAAATAAGAAAAATTGCAGCTAAAACCCCAGTCCAGTTTATCGCTATTTCAGTCTTTATGAAGACCAGTTCCATTGTTGATAACTGTCCTAAAGTAGAAAAATCAGATAAAAATAGCATTCTCAAAGTGCGTAAAATAGTATAACCCAATATGTTTACTGTTAAAAATCTAATATTTACTTCATAAGCTACAAACCACGTATTAATAATAATTAAAAAAATAACTATAACACAAAGAAACATACTATTTCTTAGGCTTATTGGATCAGATTTTCTCTTAAATTTTTTATAATTAAAAGACAAAATAATAATAACAATAAATTCAACAATAATAGCATGGTCAAATAAACTGTGTAAGTTGATTACATTCATAAGCATTGAAACAGACAGCATACATATTGAAATTACCCATGCCATTGTCATCCTTTTTTAAAGTCTGTAGCTTGTAAAAATCAATACAAATCCTGTAATAACAGAAATTGTTCTATGCAGTACTAATGTTTCAGGACTAAAAAAATAAAAATATTTACTTATATACGAAATAACATGAATTCTATAGTAGTATTCGTACAATATATTTTCAATTCCTAACATTAAAGTAAGTAATACAGCAATATTGATAATACTATTTCTAATAGTTTCGTTAATTATCCTTTTCAAAAAAACACTTCCTTAAATATTGTGTGATAATTTTTTTATTGAAAGTTTCAATAAACTTTCCCTTATATAATACTATATATTTGTAACATTAAAAACAAATTAAAAATATCTCAAATTCAGTTTAAAAGTATGATAGATAGTAATAAATAAAAACACTTAAACCCCTATTCAATTCTACTTCAAATCAAATTTGGGAGTATTTAGCGGATTCCTTGCATCCCCTAAACACTCCCAAGTCTAACATTATATGTTTCACTAGTCCTTTAGTTAATTATCATCTAGTTTTATAATAGAGTGCTGTTGGATTGTAAAAGCAATGATTAACTACACTAACCTGAAAAGTACCACTACCATTAAACGGAAATTCATTCGGACATCCTGGTAAAAAAGGATTAAAATACCACAGCGATTCACCAACTGTATATAATCTATTGCCAGCTATCGCCCAATCAGCAATATCATAATGTATCTGTTCTGGTGGACTTGCCCAAATGGTTTGTGGATTAGCCACACCAGCAAGTACAGAAGTTGCACAATCAAATTGTCCTGGTTGAAATATGACTTTTCTTACATCCCCTTGACCTGTCCTAAGATATTCACCAGCAGCTACGTTTACTCTGTTCA
This window of the Clostridium estertheticum genome carries:
- a CDS encoding peptidoglycan D,D-transpeptidase FtsI family protein; this translates as MKKRKPRCKRIFSVGIVFSLLFSALVGRLFYVMSIHGSNYRTLAVQQQTKSITIAPYRGEILDRNGLQLALSINVYRVDADLTVLNKYLVDNKIPEGQATEKLAKILNVKNSDVEKILNTQNSEGKLLQFVSLKRQVEQGVVDSINNLKYKGIIISSDVKRIYPNDTFLSQVLGHINLNGSGVNGVELSYNNYLAGTPGVKVVQLDRYSNELPYTEAVTVNPINGKNLTLTIDEQIQELAERVAKETLEENGAKSVSITIMNPNNGEVLAMANSPGYNLNEPYAKGNTSSQSEATWRNTAVSDVFEPGSIFKVIMAAAALQYNSVTDKYLFTNNGSIKIGNKTLYNDNKEKYGVETFSDILKNSDNVGFINLGQMIGKENLYKFAKDAGIGKKTNIDLPGEGTGLIKDLKSITPLDLATMSYGQGVAVTQIQYMAAFNAVANGGTLITPHVMKEISHNINGKTVVDNQYSNLNKRTIMSSGKAALLRTYLETVVKKGTAAGTYMAGYNIGGKTGTANKVDSVSGGYISGKYISSFAGMAPASNPKVSLIVTIEEPNSDNYYAAQTAVPASKKIFSELFTIMGISPDNVNGAVNKNATNKK
- a CDS encoding bifunctional lysylphosphatidylglycerol flippase/synthetase MprF; this translates as MAWVISICMLSVSMLMNVINLHSLFDHAIIVEFIVIIILSFNYKKFKRKSDPISLRNSMFLCVIVIFLIIINTWFVAYEVNIRFLTVNILGYTILRTLRMLFLSDFSTLGQLSTMELVFIKTEIAINWTGVLAAIFLILKPLVYQPFVTAFDKEKVRKLLHKYGENSLSYVALEDDKRYYFGHIVEGVIVYTITIGVAVCAGDPICDEKDMPLLITEFITYSKQNNFDICFCHTLEKYIPVYTFLGFGKTKCGEEAMFDLETYSLAGGKVAKIRNAINHASDLGITVSEYKPLEKRDRLIEQQINDVSDEWLKDKSSSELSFMLGTISLGNPMGRRYFVAYNNKKSMLGFIVFSPFAGGKGYLADITRRRNNAPIGVMEKITVEAFNKMKLEGVKWGTLGLSPLVNATDEAGVTGKLFEFIYEKLNSFYGFKGLYHYKKKYNPTVWENRYIVYYPKLFTPRIAYSIIKAQNPKGVSDFILVQLKSILMDSEQRGWKGWVHVNEAIDKYYNKK
- a CDS encoding cell wall hydrolase gives rise to the protein MAYSVRELLARLIKCEAGGEGENGMKGVASVIMNRVNVAAGEYLRTGQGDVRKVIFQPGQFDCATSVLAGVANPQTIWASPPEQIHYDIADWAIAGNRLYTVGESLWYFNPFLPGCPNEFPFNGSGTFQVSVVNHCFYNPTALYYKTR